From Thermotoga sp., a single genomic window includes:
- a CDS encoding Fur family transcriptional regulator has protein sequence MTRNREKILKIIEESKIPLTAEEIHKRTDVNLSTVYRALRFLEMRKLIGSFNINEGARYFFKKDRHYHFMVCKRCGNLFPFEECARELIDTLQKKYNFSEESHLFLIYGICKNCGR, from the coding sequence ATGACAAGGAACAGAGAGAAAATTTTGAAAATCATCGAAGAATCGAAGATTCCCCTCACTGCGGAGGAGATCCACAAAAGAACGGATGTGAACCTCTCCACAGTTTACAGAGCATTGAGATTCCTGGAGATGAGGAAACTCATTGGCTCTTTCAATATAAACGAGGGGGCAAGATACTTTTTCAAAAAAGACAGGCATTACCACTTCATGGTGTGTAAAAGATGCGGAAATCTCTTTCCGTTTGAGGAGTGCGCCAGGGAACTCATCGATACGCTTCAGAAAAAATACAATTTTTCAGAAGAGAGTCACTTGTTTTTGATATACGGTATCTGTAAAAACTGCGGGAGGTGA
- a CDS encoding metal ABC transporter permease, giving the protein MNFFHDLVQYEFLRTAFIGGVFTAILSGVVSPFVVFKRMEFIGDGTAHAVFAGLAISALLGSDPRLISFATALVFAFVVSLLSRSKLHESSAIGILLPLFMAIGVVLFSVSGKYQTDVMGFLFGDILLVNQSDMILTFLILVTNIILISLLRWEIKYFIVDEKMARFYGIKTNLVHILVTSLIAITVVTTVKVVGVILTGALLILPGLVAKTFSKSFRSLFVVSVVFNVVTFLVGFLVAYTFNLPPGPVIVIVAFVSFLPMLKFS; this is encoded by the coding sequence TTGAACTTCTTCCACGATCTTGTCCAGTACGAATTTCTGAGAACAGCTTTCATTGGAGGAGTGTTCACTGCGATCTTGTCCGGGGTTGTTTCACCCTTCGTGGTGTTCAAGAGAATGGAATTCATAGGAGATGGAACGGCGCACGCGGTCTTCGCAGGCCTCGCGATCTCCGCTCTCCTCGGTAGTGATCCCAGATTGATCTCTTTCGCTACGGCACTGGTGTTCGCCTTCGTCGTGAGCCTCCTTTCTCGCTCGAAACTCCACGAAAGCAGTGCCATAGGAATTCTCCTTCCGCTCTTCATGGCTATCGGTGTTGTGCTGTTCTCCGTTTCGGGAAAATATCAAACGGATGTGATGGGATTTTTGTTTGGAGATATTCTCCTTGTGAACCAGTCAGATATGATATTGACTTTCCTCATCCTAGTGACGAACATCATCTTGATATCACTTCTCAGATGGGAGATCAAGTACTTCATTGTGGATGAGAAGATGGCCCGGTTCTACGGTATCAAAACGAACCTTGTACACATTTTGGTTACCTCTCTTATAGCGATAACTGTTGTCACAACTGTTAAGGTGGTGGGAGTCATTCTCACAGGGGCTCTTTTGATTCTCCCTGGACTGGTCGCCAAGACATTTAGCAAATCCTTCAGATCTTTGTTTGTGGTATCCGTCGTGTTCAATGTGGTTACCTTCCTTGTGGGATTTCTCGTCGCCTACACCTTCAATCTGCCACCTGGTCCCGTTATCGTGATCGTCGCTTTTGTTTCTTTCCTTCCAATGCTAAAATTTTCCTGA
- a CDS encoding response regulator transcription factor, giving the protein MWRIAIVDDDEKILEMLNKKLSKLGHVETFLTGEDFLNSEKFFHVVVLDVKLPDYSGYELCQMVKEERPETWVILLTLLSDDESVLKGFGAGADDYVTKPFNPDILLARVKRFLERQRKSLYDFGELKVDATGATVYLKGKRIHLPKREFDVLLFLVENAGKVVTREKLLETFWEKPVSTRVVDTVIKRIRKAIEEDPNRPKYIKTVWGIGYTFTGGER; this is encoded by the coding sequence ATGTGGAGAATCGCCATCGTCGATGATGACGAAAAGATTTTGGAGATGCTCAACAAAAAGCTTTCAAAACTGGGCCACGTGGAAACCTTTCTCACCGGTGAGGACTTCCTCAACAGTGAGAAATTTTTTCATGTCGTGGTCCTCGACGTTAAGCTTCCAGATTACAGCGGGTACGAGCTCTGTCAGATGGTAAAAGAGGAGCGTCCCGAGACGTGGGTGATACTTCTTACTCTTCTTTCAGATGATGAAAGTGTACTGAAAGGTTTCGGAGCGGGAGCGGACGATTACGTGACGAAACCGTTCAATCCAGATATCCTCCTTGCGAGAGTGAAGAGATTCCTAGAAAGACAAAGAAAGAGTCTCTACGATTTTGGTGAGCTGAAGGTGGATGCAACTGGTGCAACTGTCTACCTGAAAGGAAAAAGGATTCATCTTCCTAAGAGGGAATTCGATGTTCTCCTTTTCCTCGTGGAAAACGCGGGCAAGGTTGTCACAAGAGAAAAACTTCTGGAGACGTTCTGGGAAAAACCGGTCTCAACGAGAGTTGTCGATACAGTGATAAAAAGGATTAGAAAAGCTATAGAAGAGGATCCGAACAGACCTAAGTACATCAAAACAGTTTGGGGAATAGGATACACCTTTACGGGGGGAGAAAGATGA
- a CDS encoding metal ABC transporter substrate-binding protein: protein MKKLFLSLILALSLVSFAGKVVVTINPYYLIVSQLFGDSSNVVLLVPPNANPHLFSLKPTDAKTLEEADLIVANGMGLEPYLKRYSEKTVYVSDFVPEIFLEDENPHIWLDPFFLKYYIVPGLYRVLSEKFPKKQKEIRQNTKQAIEELSEVIIDSFNVLFPHRGKIVVMPHPSFLYLFKEFDLKLLPLSSGHEHSTSFSTIKEILEKKEQIAALFREPQQPGGMLTPLEKELKLKSFVLDPLGVDGEKKISELLRKNLETIKEALK from the coding sequence ATGAAGAAACTATTCCTTTCTTTGATCCTTGCACTTAGTTTGGTCTCTTTTGCCGGTAAGGTCGTGGTTACGATAAATCCGTACTATCTAATCGTATCCCAGCTCTTTGGAGATAGTTCCAACGTGGTGCTCCTCGTCCCACCGAACGCGAATCCACACCTTTTTTCGTTGAAACCCACTGATGCTAAAACTCTGGAAGAGGCAGATTTGATAGTGGCAAATGGAATGGGGCTGGAACCCTACCTGAAAAGATACAGTGAAAAGACCGTGTACGTTTCGGATTTTGTTCCCGAGATTTTTCTCGAAGACGAGAATCCACACATATGGCTCGACCCTTTTTTCCTCAAGTATTACATCGTCCCAGGTTTGTACCGGGTGCTCTCAGAGAAATTTCCGAAAAAACAGAAAGAAATAAGACAGAACACAAAACAGGCCATTGAGGAATTGAGCGAAGTGATCATAGACTCTTTCAATGTACTCTTTCCACACAGGGGTAAAATCGTGGTCATGCCCCATCCGAGTTTTCTGTATCTTTTCAAAGAATTTGACCTGAAACTGCTTCCTCTCTCCAGCGGACACGAACACTCGACAAGCTTTTCCACGATCAAAGAGATTCTTGAGAAGAAAGAGCAAATAGCGGCATTATTCAGAGAACCGCAGCAGCCTGGTGGGATGCTGACACCACTCGAAAAAGAGCTGAAGTTGAAGAGCTTCGTGCTAGATCCCCTCGGCGTAGATGGAGAAAAGAAGATTTCAGAGCTTCTGAGGAAAAACCTAGAGACAATCAAGGAGGCTCTGAAATGA
- a CDS encoding metal ABC transporter ATP-binding protein, with product MKIIEVKDLTYRVKGFEILKNITFSVEEGEFVGIIGPNGAGKTTLVKILVGEIKDYEGKVVVRGKIGYLPQLHEVQREFPITVREFAAMGMYGRLRKIDWEKVKTALIDVGVSHKEADLIKNLSGGEFQRLSLARALLSEPDILVLDEPEAGVDEMGKTAFYELLNRLRGERNITVVMVSHDIGMVFKECSTVMCLNRTLHCHGPTESISPDDLKRIFADFDIWIRGPRHYEIFHREGKN from the coding sequence ATGAAGATTATCGAAGTGAAAGATCTCACCTACAGAGTCAAGGGTTTCGAAATATTGAAGAACATAACGTTTTCAGTTGAGGAGGGAGAATTCGTTGGAATAATTGGTCCCAACGGGGCAGGCAAGACCACCCTAGTGAAGATCCTGGTGGGGGAGATAAAAGACTATGAAGGGAAGGTAGTGGTAAGAGGGAAGATAGGATACCTCCCCCAGCTTCACGAAGTCCAGAGGGAATTTCCTATAACGGTGAGGGAATTTGCCGCGATGGGAATGTACGGAAGGTTGAGAAAGATCGACTGGGAGAAAGTGAAAACCGCCCTGATCGACGTTGGAGTTTCTCACAAGGAAGCCGATCTCATAAAGAATCTCTCTGGAGGTGAGTTTCAAAGATTGTCTCTTGCTAGAGCTTTGCTGTCCGAACCAGATATCCTCGTGCTCGACGAACCAGAAGCTGGGGTGGATGAAATGGGGAAAACCGCATTCTACGAACTTTTGAATAGGTTGAGAGGAGAGAGAAACATCACCGTTGTAATGGTCAGCCATGACATTGGCATGGTCTTCAAGGAGTGTTCCACGGTCATGTGCCTTAACAGAACTCTTCATTGCCACGGTCCGACGGAATCCATCAGCCCTGACGACCTGAAGAGGATCTTCGCAGATTTCGACATTTGGATCAGAGGGCCAAGGCACTATGAGATATTTCATAGGGAGGGGAAAAATTGA